One part of the Mobula birostris isolate sMobBir1 chromosome 17, sMobBir1.hap1, whole genome shotgun sequence genome encodes these proteins:
- the LOC140211415 gene encoding GTP-binding protein Di-Ras2 — protein sequence MPEQSNDYRVVVFGAGGVGKSSLVLRFVKGTFRESYIPTIEDTYRQVISCDKSICTLQITDTTGSHQFPAMQRLSISKGHAFILVYSITSKQSLEELKPIYEQVCQIKGDVESIPIMLVGNKCDDTLREVQASDGESQAKRWKCGFMETSAKTNHNVKELFQELLNLEKRRAVSLQIDGKKSKQQKRTEKLKGKCVVM from the coding sequence ATGCCGGAACAGAGCAATGATTACAGGGTGGTGGTGTTCGGAGCGGGAGGCGTGGGCAAGAGCTCGCTGGTGCTCCGGTTTGTCAAAGGGACCTTCCGGGAGAGCTACATCCCCACGATCGAAGACACTTACCGCCAGGTCATCAGTTGTGACAAGAGCATCTGCACTTTGCAGATCACTGACACCACGGGGAGTCACCAGTTCCCGGCCATGCAGCGCCTCTCCATCTCCAAAGGGCACGCCTTCATCCTCGTTTACTCCATCACGAGCAAACAGTCTTTGGAAGAACTGAAGCCCATCTACGAACAAGTATGCCAGATCAAGGGAGACGTGGAGAGCATCCCCATCATGCTGGTGGGGAACAAGTGCGACGACACGCTGAGGGAGGTGCAAGCCAGTGACGGCGAGTCCCAAGCCAAGCGGTGGAAGTGTGGCTTCATGGAGACCTCGGCCAAGACCAATCACAACGTGAAGGAGCTCTTCCAGGAACTGCTGAACCTGGAGAAGCGCAGGGCGGTGAGCCTGCAAATCGACGGGAAGAAATCGAAGCAGCAAAAGAGGACAGAGAAACTGAAGGGGAAGTGTGTCGTTATGTGA